From Aspergillus fumigatus Af293 chromosome 5, whole genome shotgun sequence, a single genomic window includes:
- a CDS encoding RING finger protein, with protein MYLLDFQPEFLVMYMMNDTKPTNPGEEREDTALSKSVIIFFIIFYTLIGILVTLRLWDRVQYPYLTRTTVDCPSMFTATPKRRLEHLDEAAPVKSLQQWQASWCSEESPLLSKDDPLTCTICLEEVLTPQPVHCLGCRHVLHCWCLEKWFLRFHNTCPVCHRTICSDETVDIV; from the exons ATGTACTTATTAGACTTTCAGCCTGAATTCCTCGTAATGTACATGATGAACGACACCAAGCCGACAAATCCAGGGGAAGAGCGGGAAGATACGGCATTATCGAAATCAGTTATCATATTTTTCATCATTTTCTATACATTAATTGGAATTCT ggtCACGTTAAGGTTATGGGACCGCGTCCAATATCCGTACCTGACACGTACGACTGTTGACTGTCCAAGTATGTTTACAGCGACTCCAAAACGGAGGCTCGAGCatcttgatgaagctgccCCAGTAAAGTCCTTACAGCAATGGCAGGCTTCATGGTGCAGCGAAGAAAGCCCGTTGCTGTCTAAGGATGATCCCCTGACTTG TACTATCTGCCTTGAAGAAGTTCTGACCCCCCAGCCAGTGCATTGCCTAGGATGTAGACATGTCTTACACTGTTGGTGCCTCGAAAAGTGGTTCCTGCGCTTTCACAATACCTGTCCTGTATGTCATAGAACTATTTGTTCAGATGAAACAGTCGACATTGTTTGA
- a CDS encoding VOC family protein: MSLSNIAHISISAPREQFDSVVGWYKAALAPFKYRELRRIPKAVGLGSELPDLWVVQDDVPTQQRLHFALMAPDHATVDAFYQAAIAAGGIDSGPPEIHPQYDENSYSAFVLDPLGNYIEAVRHLSHY, from the exons ATGTCCTTGAGCAACATAGCCCATATCAGCATCTCCGCTCCTAGAGAGCAATTCGACTCCGTCGTGGGCTGGTATAAAGCTGCCCTCGCCCCTTTCAAATACCGCGAGTTGAGACGCATTCCCAAAGCCGTCGGGCTAGGTTCTGAACTGCCCGATCTATGGGTGGTACAGGATGATGTTCCGACGCAGCAGAGGTTGCATTTTGCTTTGATGGCTCCAG ATCATGCAACAGTGGACGCTTTCTATCAAGCAGCGATAGCGGCAGGAGGTATAGATAGTGGACCACCAGAAATACATCCCCAGTACGATGAGAACTCTTATAGCGCTTTTGTGTTGGATCCATTGGGGAATTATATTGAGGCTGTGAGACACTTGTCCCATTACTGA